From the genome of Varibaculum prostatecancerukia, one region includes:
- a CDS encoding isochorismate synthase has translation MCSSSLPASEVLQYRVSRLRNRECSFEQVFELLEQNQHLLSPATAECRTLTVWSGKRLKLAGLGIAWKACFSGENAFSAAEDAWRGLCESSQDAAGGEDENPALAAESRQATTRENCCSEPGNTRSSEPEKISWPLVLGSFGFTPATPSLLLVPALAVVSSGGNTWLWQARFQAGQEDFRGRRGNSGATADNVQKAAGTNKEEAQSDASGNNAEATENTQVGDPSLRSCPARNTNVAIPRQPSPLSPSDPAQVVSETYPHLQPDAWMAAVGRASAEIRAGRAEKIVLALDRELRFYQDVSLVRVTKYLAETYPTCWTYAIGDLVGASPEMLASVSEGKLLCRVLAGSAVPSQEQRLLGDPKEQLEHRLAVQSAEDSLTGLDLDLEVPAPRLLHLGYVTHLATDITAENLADQGVTSLRAAAALHPTAAVCGKPREVAAARLAALENMDRGRYAAPIGWMDAAGEGEWAIALRCAERDPARADTYRLIAGAGIMADSDPQRELAETETKMSPMRRALQA, from the coding sequence GTGTGTTCATCTAGCCTGCCCGCGAGCGAAGTTTTGCAATACCGCGTATCCAGGCTTCGCAATCGCGAGTGCAGCTTTGAGCAGGTATTTGAGCTTTTAGAGCAAAATCAGCATTTGCTTTCACCTGCCACAGCTGAGTGCCGCACCCTTACGGTTTGGAGCGGCAAGCGGCTCAAGTTGGCGGGTTTAGGAATAGCTTGGAAGGCCTGCTTTAGCGGCGAAAATGCTTTTTCTGCAGCCGAGGACGCCTGGCGAGGGCTGTGTGAAAGCAGCCAAGACGCTGCTGGGGGCGAAGACGAAAATCCCGCTTTAGCTGCGGAATCTCGACAGGCGACAACGAGAGAAAACTGCTGTTCAGAACCGGGAAATACTCGCAGTTCAGAACCTGAGAAAATAAGCTGGCCGCTGGTTTTAGGCAGTTTCGGGTTTACGCCCGCTACCCCCTCGCTGCTGCTAGTTCCAGCTTTAGCGGTGGTTTCCAGTGGCGGTAACACTTGGCTGTGGCAAGCTCGCTTTCAGGCAGGGCAAGAAGATTTCCGAGGACGCCGGGGAAATTCCGGCGCAACTGCCGATAATGTGCAAAAGGCGGCAGGGACCAATAAGGAAGAAGCCCAAAGCGATGCCTCGGGCAATAACGCGGAAGCAACAGAAAACACGCAGGTTGGCGACCCTTCCTTGCGCTCTTGCCCCGCGCGAAATACCAACGTAGCAATTCCCCGGCAACCATCCCCGCTATCCCCTTCCGATCCCGCGCAGGTAGTTAGCGAAACGTATCCGCACTTGCAGCCGGATGCATGGATGGCGGCAGTGGGGCGCGCGTCCGCGGAAATTCGCGCCGGGCGAGCAGAAAAAATCGTACTTGCCCTCGACCGGGAACTACGCTTTTACCAGGATGTTTCCTTGGTGCGGGTTACCAAATACTTGGCTGAAACCTACCCCACCTGCTGGACTTATGCGATTGGTGACCTGGTGGGAGCCAGCCCCGAGATGCTCGCCAGCGTAAGCGAAGGGAAGCTGCTGTGCCGCGTCCTCGCGGGCTCGGCCGTTCCCTCCCAGGAACAACGCTTGCTAGGCGATCCTAAAGAGCAACTTGAGCACCGGTTGGCAGTTCAAAGCGCCGAAGATTCGCTAACTGGACTTGACTTAGATTTAGAGGTGCCTGCTCCCCGCTTGCTGCACCTGGGATACGTTACGCATTTGGCGACCGATATTACCGCTGAAAACCTTGCTGATCAGGGCGTTACGTCTCTGCGTGCAGCGGCGGCACTTCACCCCACGGCAGCGGTTTGCGGAAAGCCCCGCGAAGTAGCTGCCGCGCGTCTGGCTGCGCTAGAGAATATGGATCGGGGTCGTTACGCCGCCCCGATTGGATGGATGGATGCTGCCGGCGAGGGCGAATGGGCAATTGCTTTGCGGTGCGCCGAGCGCGACCCGGCTCGCGCAGACACTTATCGCCTGATTGCTGGCGCTGGGATCATGGCAGATTCCGATCCGCAGCGCGAGCTGGCCGAAACCGAAACCAAAATGTCACCCATGCGCCGCGCCCTCCAGGCGTAA
- a CDS encoding thiamine pyrophosphate-binding protein has product MSDVPFPSTPPGCSQKIPDPVGENLESATALARLAVSELVRAGVRDFVISPGSRSAPLTYALAALAQAGVVRTHVRLDERSAAFFALGLAKSGIYQGEDAAYTPVALVVTSGTAVAELHAGMLEAFHCGIPLVAVTADRPRSARGTGANQTTWQQGIFEPACPVALDIDASEDGLDTVKESLSDAFDKAWGAGAEKRGQLCPLQLNLCFAPPLVSSSSWQIPAELQGLAADEAATAPSSENRLKIQLVVEGEGEAPRKIAKTVVVLADQCLPQVAEAAQAWGLPVLAEPTVTLLPGNPVQIAHAAQVLPALTGEVEQVIIAGHATLSRPVSSLLSRGDIPIYRLPSLGARTNLTGKYIATTPGQVDKVFPATSSPSWLARWREAAKAVERAYRRCVDRRAVTVWQNANYAALDSRELPQVVAAQATPSEAIKNHVFATSNEGGQTANEVAHRLRMATPEDTPEMGDNLRELEMGIDPYALARIYEDVYEEWVNRDPDTSRETSEKGVNHLTSTDSVRDADDEGRSGSGNSVLTQPEGKKVTASCAPPLTMLGASNTIRAFDLAARGDRGITYCANRGLAGIDGNIATASGLAAGTGRAVRLIAGDLTCLHDLTGLLTGQLEDAPTVQVLALNDGGGRIFATLEHGAASDQEIFERYFLTPQHFDLSALAAGLGWDHRCAQDIEELKAILCETPRREIVEINAYLPDLRSRRAALESEIARELAAL; this is encoded by the coding sequence GTGAGTGACGTTCCTTTCCCCTCCACTCCCCCTGGTTGCTCCCAAAAAATACCGGATCCGGTCGGAGAAAACCTAGAATCGGCCACCGCCTTGGCGCGGCTGGCAGTTAGCGAGTTGGTGCGCGCCGGAGTGCGCGATTTCGTGATTTCCCCCGGCTCCCGATCCGCGCCTCTCACCTATGCTTTGGCAGCGTTAGCACAGGCAGGGGTAGTCCGCACCCATGTTCGCCTCGATGAACGCTCTGCGGCTTTCTTCGCTTTGGGGCTGGCGAAATCCGGAATATATCAGGGTGAGGACGCGGCCTACACCCCGGTAGCTCTGGTAGTGACCTCGGGGACTGCAGTCGCCGAGTTGCATGCGGGAATGCTAGAAGCCTTCCACTGCGGAATTCCGTTGGTTGCTGTGACCGCTGATCGCCCCCGCTCCGCTCGCGGAACTGGCGCGAATCAAACTACCTGGCAGCAAGGAATTTTTGAGCCAGCCTGTCCGGTGGCGCTAGATATTGACGCCAGCGAGGATGGCCTGGATACGGTAAAAGAAAGTCTTAGCGATGCCTTTGATAAGGCTTGGGGTGCGGGTGCCGAAAAACGCGGGCAACTATGCCCGTTGCAGTTGAATCTATGTTTCGCGCCACCCTTAGTCAGCTCCAGCAGCTGGCAGATTCCTGCCGAGCTGCAAGGTCTTGCTGCTGACGAAGCTGCAACCGCGCCTTCCTCGGAAAACCGCCTAAAAATACAGTTAGTGGTCGAGGGTGAGGGAGAAGCTCCCCGAAAAATCGCAAAAACGGTGGTGGTTTTAGCGGATCAATGCCTCCCGCAGGTCGCAGAGGCGGCGCAAGCATGGGGACTGCCGGTGTTGGCAGAACCGACGGTGACTTTGCTCCCCGGCAATCCGGTGCAGATCGCGCACGCGGCGCAAGTGCTCCCCGCCCTCACCGGTGAAGTTGAGCAGGTGATTATAGCCGGTCACGCCACTTTGTCGCGTCCGGTAAGTTCCCTGCTTTCCCGAGGGGATATCCCGATTTACCGCTTGCCTAGCCTGGGGGCGAGAACTAACCTGACCGGAAAATATATAGCTACCACCCCCGGGCAAGTGGATAAGGTTTTCCCGGCGACCTCCAGTCCTAGCTGGCTGGCGCGTTGGCGCGAGGCCGCGAAAGCAGTCGAGCGCGCCTACCGCCGCTGTGTAGATCGACGCGCGGTCACGGTTTGGCAAAACGCCAACTATGCTGCACTGGATTCCCGTGAACTTCCGCAAGTAGTAGCTGCGCAGGCAACCCCTTCGGAAGCAATAAAAAATCATGTTTTCGCTACCTCGAACGAAGGCGGACAAACCGCGAACGAAGTTGCCCACCGCCTCCGCATGGCCACTCCCGAAGATACCCCGGAAATGGGGGATAACCTGCGAGAACTGGAAATGGGGATAGATCCTTATGCCCTCGCCCGTATTTACGAGGACGTCTATGAGGAGTGGGTTAATCGTGACCCCGATACCTCTCGGGAAACTAGCGAAAAAGGCGTTAACCACCTGACCAGCACCGATAGTGTGAGGGATGCCGATGATGAGGGCCGCTCGGGGAGTGGCAATAGCGTGCTGACACAACCGGAGGGGAAAAAGGTGACTGCCTCCTGTGCCCCTCCGCTGACTATGCTCGGTGCCTCCAACACGATTCGTGCTTTTGATCTGGCGGCGCGCGGTGACCGCGGCATTACCTATTGCGCGAATCGCGGCCTGGCAGGCATTGATGGAAATATCGCGACTGCCTCGGGACTGGCTGCTGGCACCGGGCGCGCGGTGCGGCTGATAGCCGGGGACCTGACCTGTCTACATGATCTAACCGGGTTGCTCACTGGGCAGTTGGAGGACGCGCCCACTGTGCAGGTGCTGGCACTTAACGATGGGGGAGGACGCATCTTCGCCACCCTCGAACACGGTGCGGCTAGTGACCAGGAAATCTTCGAGCGCTACTTCTTGACACCCCAGCATTTCGATCTTTCCGCGCTGGCTGCCGGCCTGGGTTGGGATCACCGCTGCGCCCAAGACATAGAAGAACTAAAAGCGATTCTTTGCGAAACCCCGCGCCGTGAAATCGTGGAAATTAACGCTTATTTGCCGGATTTACGCTCTCGCCGCGCTGCTTTGGAATCGGAAATCGCCCGCGAGTTAGCTGCCCTTTAA
- a CDS encoding o-succinylbenzoate synthase has product MAGNISTPMLVEVPASQVSDLSSLFDNSEFPPIEIDQALVYSLPLVNRFRRIIVREGVLLRSGNRWGEFAPFWDYGPHESKRWLWSTVNALTEELPDPVRASVPVNVTVPVVSPGRAQQIVEQSGGCRTAKIKVADRGTELADDVQRVKAVRTALENQFGGDYRIRVDANGAWNLAEAKTAIAALDEAAGGLEYVEQPCKSAEEMLELRAATSVPLAVDELIRRSPDPLADLPADCADVMVVKIQPLGGVSAVIDLAEKANERGMDVVVSSAVDSAVGIGLGVRAAAAMAQLPHACGLATSQLLKSDVSRQPWQVKDGQLEVQEVEINTDLISAPDNDDRRDLVKRWAQRMRDVAEVASR; this is encoded by the coding sequence ATGGCAGGAAACATCAGCACTCCAATGCTAGTTGAGGTACCGGCTTCGCAAGTCAGCGACCTCAGTAGCCTTTTTGATAATTCCGAGTTCCCCCCGATTGAAATCGACCAGGCGCTAGTTTATTCCCTGCCTCTAGTAAACCGTTTCCGCCGGATAATCGTGCGCGAAGGCGTGTTATTGCGCTCGGGGAATCGTTGGGGTGAGTTCGCGCCGTTCTGGGATTATGGTCCGCACGAATCCAAACGTTGGCTTTGGTCAACGGTTAATGCCCTGACCGAAGAGCTGCCAGACCCGGTGCGAGCCAGCGTTCCCGTGAACGTGACTGTACCGGTGGTTTCCCCGGGGCGCGCCCAGCAAATCGTAGAGCAAAGCGGCGGATGCCGGACCGCGAAAATTAAAGTTGCAGATCGGGGTACCGAACTTGCCGATGACGTTCAGCGGGTGAAAGCAGTACGCACCGCCCTCGAAAACCAGTTCGGTGGGGATTATCGGATCCGGGTAGACGCTAATGGCGCGTGGAATCTGGCGGAAGCTAAAACCGCGATCGCCGCCTTAGACGAGGCGGCCGGCGGTTTGGAATATGTGGAGCAGCCCTGTAAGAGTGCCGAAGAAATGCTGGAGTTACGTGCCGCCACTTCGGTGCCGCTCGCGGTCGATGAGTTGATTCGCCGCTCCCCGGATCCTCTCGCTGACCTGCCAGCAGATTGCGCCGATGTGATGGTGGTGAAAATCCAACCCTTGGGGGGAGTATCCGCGGTTATTGATTTAGCGGAAAAAGCTAATGAACGTGGCATGGACGTGGTGGTTTCTTCCGCGGTCGATAGCGCAGTCGGTATCGGACTGGGGGTGCGCGCCGCCGCCGCGATGGCGCAGCTTCCCCATGCCTGCGGCCTGGCGACCAGCCAGCTACTTAAATCCGATGTTTCCCGTCAGCCTTGGCAGGTCAAAGACGGTCAGCTAGAGGTGCAGGAAGTAGAAATAAATACCGATTTAATTTCCGCTCCCGACAATGATGACCGTCGCGACCTGGTTAAACGTTGGGCTCAGCGAATGCGAGATGTGGCGGAGGTCGCTAGTAGGTGA
- a CDS encoding 1,4-dihydroxy-2-naphthoyl-CoA synthase, with protein MSQLEHVSDTFDEQRWIPVPGFEKLTDLTFHRAVVKAGSANASASSSSSEAQEKQKPYKPGRDRYQLNDFAATELADCGENGEKLPVLRIAFDRPQVRNAFRPHTVDELLACLEYARSAADVAAVILTGNGPSDSDGGYSFCSGGDQRIRDRGGYRYEQQGADPDAEVSQRRQNLDLARTGRLHILEVQRLIRSMPKPVIAAVPGWAAGGGHSLVVVCDLALASQEHARFKQTDANVGSFDAGYGSALLARQVGDKRARQIFYLANTYDARQAADWGVVNAAVPHQQLETVALEWALTIARKSPQAIRMLKYAFNLADDGLLGQQLFAGEATRLAYTTDEAEEGRRAFLEHREPDWSTFPYYY; from the coding sequence ATGAGCCAGCTTGAACATGTTTCTGACACTTTCGATGAGCAACGGTGGATTCCAGTTCCCGGCTTTGAAAAGCTAACTGACCTGACTTTTCATCGGGCGGTGGTGAAAGCGGGAAGTGCGAATGCCTCCGCGTCCTCGTCCTCATCTGAAGCTCAGGAGAAGCAAAAACCCTATAAGCCGGGGCGCGACCGCTATCAGCTTAATGACTTTGCGGCCACCGAATTGGCTGATTGCGGGGAAAATGGGGAGAAGCTGCCGGTTTTGCGGATTGCCTTTGACCGTCCCCAGGTGCGCAATGCTTTCCGTCCGCATACCGTAGATGAGCTGCTGGCTTGCCTGGAATATGCGCGCAGCGCCGCCGATGTGGCGGCGGTGATCTTAACTGGGAATGGTCCTAGCGACTCCGATGGAGGATACAGTTTTTGTTCCGGTGGCGACCAGCGGATTCGTGACCGGGGTGGCTATCGTTACGAGCAGCAGGGAGCCGATCCGGACGCGGAAGTTTCCCAGCGCCGCCAAAACCTGGATCTGGCGCGTACCGGACGACTGCACATCTTGGAAGTCCAACGTCTGATTCGCTCGATGCCTAAACCGGTAATCGCCGCGGTTCCGGGGTGGGCTGCCGGGGGCGGACACTCTCTAGTGGTGGTGTGTGATTTGGCGCTGGCCAGCCAGGAACATGCCCGGTTTAAACAAACCGACGCGAATGTGGGCAGCTTTGATGCCGGATACGGTTCGGCGCTCCTGGCGCGGCAAGTCGGGGACAAACGCGCCCGGCAAATCTTTTACCTGGCGAACACCTATGATGCCCGGCAAGCGGCAGATTGGGGAGTGGTCAACGCGGCAGTTCCACACCAGCAGCTAGAAACCGTGGCCTTAGAGTGGGCGCTGACTATTGCCCGTAAATCCCCGCAGGCTATCCGGATGCTAAAATATGCGTTTAACCTGGCAGATGATGGTTTACTAGGCCAACAGTTATTCGCAGGGGAGGCTACTCGCCTGGCTTACACTACCGATGAAGCCGAGGAGGGGCGGCGCGCTTTCTTGGAGCACCGGGAACCGGATTGGTCAACCTTCCCCTACTACTATTAG
- a CDS encoding AMP-binding protein — protein sequence MALRIVPPPSTDARAASEVLAPQSGNSNKDFQIDKEENAPQIVWLQSEPNVEERQEGKTTDSASRPRPLIFLPVSDNPARDTLFFTALRTALWPDKFTSLPTLDLSAVAGPAKPFFALRILADYHPIFFPARTEHLSCSWARQQALRLQRLPEQVSFILSTSGSTKPGGRLVGISLAALRASHQATAQRLGGAGLWVSSLPRDHIAGFQVIARAYAGGTEPVTIDMTGGFKLSRLRQALENISSAGVPIYLSLVPTQLTRALADPETLAALRLCSAILVGGARISPSLLTAGREQGLNLVTTYGMTETCGGCVYDGVPLPGVKAAVNEGRIWLCTPTLMSGYLEAESDPEIRELSGTTWLATNDAGRIIFEDKETSARTEDDTFSGSESSNLQTFSSPGVESTSRQAQLAASENTSLEQSSADLRPNKPPREEVDIIDSSSRAHLEVLGRLDDTIISGGENISLPLVTRAAEQAGYGGIEFCGLADDEWGQILCAVFSAASLPAAEPDDARNLAHLGQELREALRKQLPPSHLPRAVALLPHLPLLPSGKLDHRALQADARAADRENRTWRK from the coding sequence TTGGCTTTGCGCATTGTTCCCCCACCGAGCACGGACGCTCGGGCAGCCAGCGAAGTTTTAGCTCCTCAAAGCGGTAATAGCAATAAAGATTTCCAGATTGACAAAGAAGAAAATGCTCCGCAGATCGTCTGGTTGCAAAGCGAACCGAACGTAGAGGAAAGACAAGAAGGAAAAACCACGGATTCGGCCTCGCGCCCGCGGCCGCTGATTTTCCTGCCGGTCTCCGATAATCCCGCGCGCGATACCTTATTCTTTACCGCGCTGCGCACCGCCCTCTGGCCGGACAAATTTACTTCCCTACCCACTCTTGATTTGTCGGCAGTTGCCGGGCCGGCGAAACCCTTTTTTGCGCTGCGGATCCTGGCAGATTACCACCCGATATTTTTCCCAGCGCGCACCGAGCATCTGTCCTGCTCTTGGGCTCGCCAGCAAGCATTGCGGCTGCAGCGCCTGCCTGAACAGGTAAGTTTTATTCTTTCGACTTCCGGTTCTACCAAGCCCGGAGGGCGCCTGGTGGGGATTTCGCTGGCGGCTTTGCGCGCTTCCCATCAGGCAACCGCCCAGCGCCTCGGGGGTGCCGGCCTCTGGGTGTCGTCGCTCCCTCGGGATCATATTGCCGGTTTCCAAGTGATTGCCCGTGCCTACGCGGGGGGAACTGAGCCGGTAACTATCGATATGACCGGTGGTTTTAAGCTCTCTCGCCTGCGGCAGGCTCTGGAAAATATTTCCTCGGCGGGCGTCCCGATTTATCTATCGCTAGTTCCCACTCAGCTGACCCGCGCCCTCGCCGATCCAGAAACCCTCGCGGCTCTGCGCCTTTGCTCTGCGATTCTGGTGGGCGGGGCGCGTATCTCGCCCTCGTTGCTTACCGCCGGGCGCGAACAGGGGTTGAACCTGGTCACCACCTATGGGATGACCGAGACTTGCGGGGGCTGCGTCTATGACGGTGTTCCCCTGCCGGGAGTCAAAGCTGCGGTTAACGAGGGCAGGATTTGGCTGTGTACCCCCACTTTGATGAGCGGATATTTAGAGGCAGAATCAGATCCTGAAATCCGCGAACTTTCGGGTACAACCTGGCTGGCTACCAATGATGCGGGCAGAATCATTTTTGAGGACAAGGAGACGAGCGCGAGAACCGAAGATGACACTTTCTCGGGATCCGAATCGAGTAACCTGCAAACTTTCAGCTCTCCGGGAGTGGAATCCACCAGCAGACAGGCTCAACTAGCAGCAAGCGAGAACACTTCGCTTGAGCAAAGCAGCGCGGATTTAAGGCCCAATAAACCACCTCGGGAAGAAGTAGACATCATCGACTCGTCTAGCCGAGCTCACCTAGAGGTGTTAGGTCGTCTAGATGACACCATTATTTCCGGCGGGGAAAATATCTCCCTACCCCTGGTGACCCGGGCGGCGGAACAGGCGGGATATGGGGGAATAGAGTTCTGCGGGCTAGCAGATGATGAATGGGGACAGATACTCTGCGCGGTTTTTTCGGCAGCCTCTTTACCCGCCGCGGAACCCGATGATGCCCGAAACCTTGCCCATTTAGGCCAGGAGCTACGCGAAGCCCTCAGAAAACAGTTACCACCCTCGCATCTGCCCCGCGCGGTGGCGCTGCTCCCCCACCTCCCCCTACTGCCCAGCGGAAAATTAGATCACCGCGCCTTGCAAGCGGATGCGCGCGCCGCCGATAGAGAAAACCGCACCTGGCGCAAATAA
- a CDS encoding alginate O-acetyltransferase AlgX-related protein: MGKEQPNANLCDPWFVPDVDSRSFTPAPYKKWQEPSQEAKVAAPSLTKSSGELNVNYLQDAGTYLEKTFPFRGEMIAAAGTLKSGIFSSALTDQVVIGKNGYLFYADSLDDYRGVNRLSSRGIDNAATNLKILGDQAQAQGIKFAVALAPNKNTLYGQFMPSRYRAGNFEQSNLNRLQNRLGSLGVPYVDLTKKLKSSKEVLYQKTDTHWSYKGAYSGADYLLDQLQVENLAKNPQWKLGEGFVGDIERMQDPTSTVSEPNWRAEGINDLQDFQGNLWRYLGDKPDTTADLFETRGQGKEDLFMFRDSFGNSLVPVLSPSFASAHYSKLIPYDATYAFSLEPDILVVERAERLIPFFATDPPAMTSPPSTLAPYKLIDTAGKTKASFKKNGIFKVIDGTIPARYRQADVEVFARVTMPGKDSQVRDYRGYRRSVINDSHRIVNDFGYRFYLPEAEVPKGADIKIYAVSKDFGLEAKEIAKIQGK; this comes from the coding sequence GTGGGCAAAGAGCAGCCTAATGCTAACCTTTGTGACCCTTGGTTTGTGCCTGATGTTGATTCCCGCAGTTTCACACCTGCTCCCTATAAAAAATGGCAAGAGCCCTCGCAAGAAGCAAAGGTTGCGGCGCCCTCCCTAACTAAGTCTTCCGGAGAGTTAAATGTCAACTATTTACAAGATGCCGGCACTTACCTGGAAAAAACTTTTCCTTTTAGAGGGGAAATGATCGCAGCTGCCGGCACCTTGAAAAGCGGGATATTCTCGTCCGCACTTACCGATCAGGTAGTTATTGGTAAAAATGGTTACCTGTTTTACGCAGATTCGCTCGATGACTATCGGGGAGTAAATCGACTTTCTTCGCGCGGAATCGACAATGCGGCCACCAACCTAAAGATTCTGGGTGACCAGGCGCAGGCGCAGGGCATCAAGTTTGCGGTGGCGTTAGCGCCCAATAAGAACACCCTTTATGGGCAATTCATGCCCAGTCGTTACCGGGCAGGAAATTTTGAGCAATCTAATCTAAACCGTTTGCAGAACAGATTAGGTTCCCTGGGCGTTCCCTACGTGGATCTCACGAAAAAGCTGAAAAGCAGTAAGGAAGTTCTTTATCAAAAAACCGACACTCACTGGAGTTACAAGGGAGCATATAGCGGTGCCGACTATCTGCTAGACCAGTTGCAGGTGGAGAACCTGGCTAAAAATCCACAATGGAAACTGGGTGAAGGATTCGTAGGTGACATCGAGAGGATGCAGGATCCTACCTCCACGGTGAGCGAACCGAACTGGCGGGCGGAAGGAATAAATGACCTCCAGGATTTCCAAGGTAATCTCTGGAGGTACCTGGGTGATAAGCCGGATACCACCGCGGATCTTTTCGAAACGAGGGGGCAGGGGAAAGAGGATCTTTTTATGTTCCGAGACTCTTTCGGCAACTCACTGGTACCGGTGCTTTCCCCGAGTTTCGCTAGTGCCCACTATTCCAAGCTGATTCCCTACGATGCTACCTACGCTTTTTCCTTAGAACCAGACATCTTGGTGGTAGAGCGAGCCGAAAGGTTGATTCCATTTTTCGCTACGGATCCGCCGGCGATGACTAGCCCTCCGAGTACGCTTGCTCCCTATAAATTGATTGACACCGCAGGTAAGACCAAGGCTAGTTTCAAGAAAAACGGAATATTTAAGGTGATCGATGGAACTATTCCCGCCCGGTATCGTCAAGCTGATGTAGAAGTGTTTGCGAGGGTGACGATGCCGGGGAAGGACTCCCAGGTGCGCGATTACCGTGGATACAGACGGTCGGTTATTAACGATTCTCACCGAATCGTTAATGACTTTGGATATCGGTTCTACCTTCCAGAAGCCGAGGTTCCCAAAGGTGCGGATATCAAAATCTATGCGGTTAGCAAAGATTTTGGGCTGGAAGCTAAGGAAATAGCTAAAATACAGGGAAAATAG
- a CDS encoding MBOAT family O-acyltransferase, with product MLILASLLFYSYGEPIYVLLMLVSCLANWALALALDTRKEDAASAGRKAILTLALVLNLGVLGFFKYAGMFVGTIDSLLGLDLKIGAVALPIGISFYTFQALSYVIDVYRGKISAARDPFVVMLYISFFPQLIAGPIVRYRHIEEQIAQRSFTLNGVACGMRRFVVGLSKKVIVADSLAVVVDGIYGNQSGEVDFYAAWLAAICYALQIYFDFSGYSDMAIGMAAMFGFRFQENFTYPYISRTMQEFWRRWHISLSTWFLEYLYIPLGGNRKGEARTVINKFTVFLLCGLWHGAAWTFVVWGLIHGIFLMLEEIVPLKKLPHWAGHLYTMFVVVASFVVFRADSFTQALQMYANMFGFNTESTVGAGSLAFSYLDPWTLTIFSIALIAMLPVTQVLSPQAKLWKKMGVTNPSSTYMPATVDTRVWSLGLTLVLLAANLLILAAGGYHPFIYFRF from the coding sequence GTGCTGATATTAGCCAGCCTCCTGTTCTATTCCTACGGGGAACCCATCTATGTGCTGTTAATGCTGGTTTCCTGTCTAGCGAACTGGGCTCTGGCATTAGCACTGGACACCAGGAAAGAGGACGCAGCGTCGGCAGGGCGAAAAGCCATCTTGACGCTGGCGCTAGTTCTCAACCTAGGAGTGCTAGGGTTCTTCAAATACGCAGGGATGTTTGTAGGAACCATCGATTCCTTGCTAGGGCTCGACCTGAAAATCGGGGCAGTAGCCTTACCGATCGGGATATCTTTTTATACCTTCCAGGCGCTCTCCTACGTAATAGATGTGTATCGCGGGAAAATCTCCGCCGCCCGGGATCCCTTCGTGGTGATGCTCTATATCTCGTTCTTCCCGCAACTTATTGCGGGACCAATCGTGCGTTACCGGCACATCGAAGAACAGATTGCGCAGCGTTCATTCACTTTGAACGGAGTGGCTTGTGGGATGCGCAGATTCGTAGTCGGGCTTAGTAAAAAGGTGATAGTCGCTGATTCTTTGGCGGTAGTAGTCGATGGGATCTATGGAAACCAATCCGGGGAAGTAGATTTTTACGCAGCCTGGTTAGCGGCTATCTGCTACGCTCTCCAGATTTATTTCGATTTTTCCGGCTACTCCGATATGGCCATCGGCATGGCAGCGATGTTCGGTTTCCGATTCCAAGAAAACTTCACCTACCCCTATATCTCTCGCACCATGCAAGAGTTTTGGCGTCGTTGGCATATTTCCTTATCCACCTGGTTCCTGGAATACCTCTATATTCCCCTGGGCGGAAATCGCAAAGGCGAAGCGCGAACAGTTATAAACAAGTTCACGGTGTTCCTGCTCTGCGGTCTGTGGCACGGTGCCGCCTGGACCTTCGTGGTCTGGGGGTTAATCCACGGGATATTTTTAATGCTCGAAGAAATAGTGCCCCTGAAGAAACTTCCGCACTGGGCCGGTCACCTCTACACCATGTTCGTGGTGGTAGCATCGTTCGTAGTGTTCAGAGCAGATAGCTTTACCCAAGCTCTGCAAATGTACGCGAATATGTTTGGTTTCAACACCGAATCCACCGTGGGAGCCGGATCCCTGGCGTTCTCCTACCTAGACCCATGGACTCTAACTATTTTCTCCATAGCTCTGATTGCTATGCTTCCGGTTACTCAAGTCCTGTCTCCGCAAGCAAAACTATGGAAGAAAATGGGGGTCACTAACCCTTCCTCGACCTATATGCCGGCTACTGTAGATACCCGAGTGTGGAGCCTGGGTCTAACCCTGGTGCTGCTAGCAGCTAACCTGCTGATCTTGGCAGCCGGCGGCTACCACCCCTTCATTTATTTCAGGTTCTAG